In Salirhabdus salicampi, a genomic segment contains:
- the tagH gene encoding teichoic acids export ABC transporter ATP-binding subunit TagH — protein MDKSIIVKDVSKKYKLYSKPAERLLDLLLPKNYGEDFYALKNVNFEAEKGDVVGFVGINGSGKSTLSNIIAGIVPETSGTVEVNGQAALIAVASGLKGDLSGRENIELKCLMLGFSKKEIQELEPKIIEFAELEKFIDQPVKSYSSGMKSRLGFAISVNIDPDILIIDEALSVGDKAFAEKSLAKMKEFKEKGKTMIFVSHSIGQMKKFCEKILWLEFGQVKDYGTVEEILPRYETFLSEWKKMSKKEKQIYRKTALHELNQKPVRT, from the coding sequence ATGGATAAATCAATCATTGTTAAAGATGTATCGAAAAAATACAAACTATACTCGAAACCAGCGGAGCGTCTCCTCGATTTGCTGTTGCCGAAAAATTACGGCGAAGACTTCTACGCCTTGAAAAATGTCAATTTTGAAGCGGAAAAAGGGGATGTAGTCGGCTTCGTTGGGATAAACGGCTCTGGGAAATCTACACTGTCTAATATCATTGCCGGCATCGTTCCTGAAACGTCGGGAACGGTCGAGGTAAATGGTCAAGCAGCGTTAATTGCCGTAGCGTCTGGCCTGAAAGGGGATTTATCAGGTCGAGAAAATATCGAATTGAAATGTTTAATGCTCGGATTTTCAAAGAAAGAGATTCAAGAATTAGAGCCGAAAATTATTGAATTTGCTGAGCTTGAAAAGTTTATCGATCAGCCTGTTAAATCGTATTCAAGCGGCATGAAATCCAGGCTCGGCTTTGCTATATCCGTCAACATTGACCCGGATATTTTAATTATTGATGAAGCCCTATCTGTAGGAGACAAGGCTTTTGCGGAGAAGAGCTTAGCGAAGATGAAGGAATTTAAAGAAAAAGGGAAAACGATGATCTTCGTAAGCCACTCGATTGGGCAGATGAAAAAGTTTTGCGAAAAGATATTATGGCTGGAGTTTGGCCAAGTGAAGGATTACGGCACCGTAGAAGAGATATTACCGAGATATGAGACGTTTCTAAGTGAATGGAAAAAGATGTCCAAAAAAGAAAAACAAATATACCGAAAAACAGCCTTACATGAGTTAAACCAAAAACCAGTTCGAACCTAA
- a CDS encoding WecB/TagA/CpsF family glycosyltransferase — protein MNPKLARTNIMGIPFVKNNREELLQQSIYPRLREGEKQFIVTANPEIVMRANEDPSYKERIQQADYVLPDGAGIVIASKWLRDPVEERITGFDLMCKLLDYAQENGLSCYFLGAKEEVNTKMIGRLIQMYPKLKIAGYHHGYITLDDETIVNEMKETKPDLVFVALGFPRQEEWIHMHYHKFEKGLFMGVGGSFDVLAGVVDRAPKFWIRLNMEWFYRLVKQPFRWKRVLKVFEFMLRIIVKKY, from the coding sequence ATGAATCCGAAACTAGCACGTACAAATATTATGGGAATCCCATTTGTGAAAAATAATAGAGAAGAGCTCCTCCAACAATCTATTTATCCCCGCTTACGTGAAGGGGAGAAGCAGTTTATCGTGACGGCCAATCCGGAAATTGTGATGAGGGCGAATGAGGATCCTTCATATAAAGAACGAATTCAGCAAGCTGATTACGTGTTACCAGACGGTGCAGGCATTGTCATTGCGTCGAAATGGCTAAGAGATCCGGTAGAAGAACGGATTACCGGTTTTGACTTAATGTGTAAGCTGCTAGACTATGCACAAGAAAACGGGCTATCTTGTTATTTTCTAGGTGCGAAAGAAGAAGTGAATACGAAAATGATCGGTCGTCTCATTCAAATGTATCCTAAGCTGAAAATTGCGGGCTATCATCATGGATACATTACACTTGATGACGAAACGATCGTGAACGAAATGAAGGAAACAAAGCCAGATCTAGTATTTGTCGCTCTCGGCTTTCCCCGCCAAGAAGAATGGATTCACATGCACTACCATAAGTTTGAGAAAGGGTTATTTATGGGTGTAGGTGGGAGTTTCGATGTGCTGGCCGGAGTAGTCGATAGGGCGCCAAAGTTTTGGATCCGCTTAAACATGGAATGGTTTTACCGCCTTGTGAAGCAACCATTCCGTTGGAAGCGTGTGTTAAAGGTGTTTGAATTTATGTTGCGCATTATCGTGAAGAAATACTAA
- a CDS encoding ABC transporter permease, giving the protein MKSAITVIKEQFKHFYLIRRLSLYELKSSNNNNYLGMAWEIINPLIQVMIYWFVFGYGIRQREAIEVADGMAVPFLQWMLAGIIIWFFFYQSTIQASKSIYTRLRMLSKMNFPMSVIPNYVIFSQFYIHIVMALITIIIFQFSGYPINVYYIQLIYFLFATFAFIYALALITSTLSTIVRDVHMFLNATLRMLLYLSPILWTLTVLPSSIQTIMKLNPLYYLIEGYRSGLLGLGWYFVEHWQYTLYFWGLTLLLFFVGASLHVKFRRHFIDFL; this is encoded by the coding sequence ATGAAATCCGCAATTACGGTTATAAAAGAACAATTTAAACACTTTTATCTCATTCGTAGATTGTCATTATATGAATTAAAAAGTTCTAACAATAATAATTACTTAGGTATGGCGTGGGAGATTATCAATCCCCTCATTCAAGTGATGATTTATTGGTTTGTATTTGGATACGGTATCAGACAGCGAGAGGCAATCGAAGTCGCCGACGGGATGGCTGTTCCATTTCTACAGTGGATGCTTGCGGGAATCATTATATGGTTCTTCTTTTATCAATCTACGATTCAAGCATCGAAATCAATCTATACCCGATTACGAATGCTATCAAAAATGAATTTTCCGATGAGTGTAATTCCGAATTACGTCATCTTCTCACAGTTTTATATTCATATCGTGATGGCACTTATCACCATCATCATTTTTCAGTTTTCTGGATATCCGATTAACGTTTACTATATACAGCTTATATACTTTTTGTTTGCTACCTTTGCTTTTATTTATGCTTTAGCGTTAATTACATCGACATTATCGACAATCGTACGTGATGTGCATATGTTTTTAAATGCGACATTGCGGATGCTCTTATACTTATCACCGATTTTATGGACGTTAACAGTGTTACCAAGTTCCATTCAAACGATCATGAAGCTAAACCCACTATACTATTTAATTGAAGGGTATCGCTCCGGTTTATTAGGTTTAGGTTGGTATTTCGTTGAACATTGGCAATACACCTTATATTTCTGGGGCCTGACGTTATTGTTGTTTTTCGTTGGTGCCAGCCTACACGTAAAATTCAGACGGCACTTTATTGACTTTCTTTGA
- the pssE gene encoding PssE/Cps14G family polysaccharide biosynthesis glycosyltransferase, translating to MIFVVLGTHELPFPRLLQEVERVKQEGLIEDEIIVQCGHTKYESDVMTLKPFFSFDKMDLLYDQARLIISHAGSGSIISGVKKGKKVIAAPRLKKHGEHNDDHQLELVDVFTKKGHILAWHEQDRLEDMIKEAESFEPKPYRSGKEHILKLIEQFISDVK from the coding sequence CAAGAAGTGGAACGAGTGAAGCAGGAGGGACTGATTGAAGATGAGATTATCGTGCAATGCGGGCATACGAAATATGAAAGTGACGTTATGACGTTAAAGCCTTTCTTCAGCTTTGATAAAATGGACCTCCTCTATGACCAAGCCCGACTTATTATCTCCCATGCCGGGTCCGGATCGATTATAAGTGGAGTGAAAAAAGGAAAAAAAGTCATCGCTGCACCTCGTTTAAAAAAGCATGGGGAACATAACGATGATCATCAGTTAGAACTCGTTGACGTGTTTACCAAAAAGGGACATATATTAGCGTGGCATGAACAAGACCGTCTAGAGGATATGATAAAAGAGGCAGAGTCATTCGAACCGAAACCGTACAGGTCCGGAAAGGAACATATCCTTAAGTTAATCGAACAATTTATCTCAGACGTAAAATAA